The Clarias gariepinus isolate MV-2021 ecotype Netherlands chromosome 28, CGAR_prim_01v2, whole genome shotgun sequence DNA window TCCAGGTTTGCTAAATACTCGTTGCCGGTCATGGCACTTTCTGTGTTCACCATATCGTCCTTGACTACTTTACCTGCATCGGAAAGCTCTAATAAATCACATCTGTACACTCGGTTAAATCGCTAATCGTCAACTTCTAGCTGCACACGCACCTGTGAAGACGCACACGAAGGTCCCCTTGGAGACGTCGTCCAGGCAGCGCAGGCCCCACCCTTTGTGCTGAGTCATGAAGACCTCCAGACGCAGCTGAAGGCCGTGCTGAACCAGTCTGTTACTGCACAGGCATGGATCGCAGCGGCACAAGGGGTTACATTCGTACACCCTGCAGAAGGAATGAGAGGAATAAGAAAAGCTCTCAGGCCTCATCGGGTTCTAAGGTTACGTGTCGACTAACTCACCCAGTGGGGACGTATCTGGGCAGTCGCTTATGCGTGTACCCGGCAGTGACGTCCACAGGACCACCGCTGAACAGTGACGTGGCCTCGATGGTCATCTGGTAACAGGCGCACTTTGACCTGTGACACAAGTGAGTGCAAATCAAAACATAGTTCACAACAAAACGTAGTTGGAACTGTTAAAGGaatattccacacacacacacctgtctcggCAGCCATCGGTACAGTCGCAGCCCACCATAAAGTCAAGGTTGGTGTTGATAAAGACACCAGGTGCAGGTATCCTGTGACTGGTGTATGCCAGAGGGGGTGGAGGGACATCGTTAAGCTCGTTAACACAAGACACAGGTACTGCCTCCTTCCCTCCTGAAATGTCCGGCAGGCAAAGACGAGGACGGCTGGCCATGTAGGATGGAAGCATGGCCCTTTTCACCAGCACAAACGGGTCCAGGCAGAACATGTCCAGGAAGAGGAAATCACAGCGCGACTCGAACAGGAAGGCCTGCACCTCTTCCATCTCGCACAGGCCCCGCCCACATGGGGCACGATAGAAGACGTGAAAAGACATCTGAGAAAAATAAGGGACGAAAAAGTTGAacatttgatttgtttgttcGAAGCAGTACAAGTTTTTGTAACTATAGAAAGTCTCACCTTTCCGTCTACACGCCTTCTTGCGGTCATGCGGCGAAAGCCGTGCAGCAGCGGGATAAACAGTGGATTCTGGCCGCGGTGTTGATCCCTTTGCATCGGACGCACAGAGTTCAGACAAGCCGGGCAGCAGCGATGAGGTACGTACTTCAGCCGGGGCTCAACAGCCGGAACGAGAGCGCTCGGCGATCTGGTGTCGTCCACCTCAGAAGCATGGCgtttaattctgtaaagaaaaaacagaactaaCGATTactttattccctttttttattcACCACATGTGCTTGGAATTAGTTCTAATACAATGTTAGATGAACTCAGACCAGCTTTACTAGATAATCCCACTTGCATATGGTAGATGTGTACCACAGAACCATTGGTGGAATTATAAAGActgattaaatgaataaaacgtGACCGTTATAGGAAAGCAAGCAAAATGTTATATTCCCCTTTTATGAGGataagtcaaaaatgatctgcactctgcttatattaaaacttttgttgGCTGCACCCTCTTATTAGCGCTTTTAGTTCAAGGATTTAGTTTCCCTAGTTACTGCTGTGCAGCGTGTGAACTTGAATCATTTGTATctgcggtgcgagcaaaaacttgtgatttgcacaaaagaagggCAGCGTGCAATGATTCTTTATATTATTTGTGGTTcaagggtgtacctggtgccgaacCAACTCACAGaaaagcataaacagaagcTTTTAAATCTTTGCAAACAAAATATGGAGCAATACTCTAAGGAAgatgaaagtttcttaaagagaataacTGATTTTGATGAGACATGGATTcttcactacgagcctgagagtgaagggcagagtatggaacggaaacatcctcaagaaaaagttcaaaagtcaaccatcagctggaaaattcataaATGCTGACAGTTTTCAGGGATTCTCAAGAATCAGTATTGCTCGGCGAAggaagagaggggggagagagagagagagaatacgtGAGTGCGACACATGGAACCAGATCGTAAACTTCTAACTTGAATGAGATGAAAGACacaaggaataaaaataaataaaaataaatatcactGACACTGAACTCCTTCCAAATGTTACATAAATATCAACTCCCAGAACATTTCACAGTATTAATAATTACATTGCAAGCATTAaacaggttatggtcgctgaaccgtgggatgtccaggtggtgcgcCGAAAatacctttgagggcaaagctggcttGTTAGGGCgagacggtgtccatcccactcgggaaggtgctgttCTCATTTACTGTAGTAAAGCGTatatagtctcagaagaggcctagttaatcggtgacagtCCAGAGCCCAGGATAGAATATAGAGACTACAAACTCGGATCATACTGAATGTGCAGCCAGCATCTCTGATCTGAAGCCaagactgttaaatattagatctctcgcatcaaaagcagtactctgaatttctttgagaatttgcagatttcctctcaaacctagtcgtttccgTAGACAGAGCGTTTTTAtagctggagattttaatattcattttgagaatttagaagaccctctgagaacagcatttatgtccatactggactcggtaggagtaaatcagtgtgtagtaggacccactcataaagcaggtcacactttagatttaataatattcttcggattaagtataagaaatttattcatcatttcaccctttgaagttatctcagatcactgtcttgtctcaattaaagtgcgacatagtaataatgtacgcacagcaacGCGCTATTgtactaaacgtacattcacatcaactactaaacagagttttatcaaaATCTGAATCGAGTCGCCTGATcgacgttccgttataccttagataatgaagctccagttaaaagaaaacatattagagataagaaacttgctctcTGGTATAACAATTACAcgcacactttaaaacagaccgctcggcaATTAgcacgtaaatggcgtcaaacttaattgttagtatttcaaatagcatggaaggagagcatcctgaactatagaaaagctcttagtgtagctagatcaacatatctcttcactcttatagaaaataacaaaaataatcctagatttttatttaatgctgtagccaaattaaccagaaataagaccactgcagaaaacTCCAGAACAACAttgtgcaatagtgaggactttatgaacttttttaggaaatagccctctcctggcttagatcctatttgactgatcgttatcagtatgtagacttaaatggtgattattctgcatgttctctagtggagtttggtgttcaaCAGGGTTTAGCTTTAAAGCcgctgctttttttcctttacatgcttcctctgggcaacataatccgtaagcatggtattagttttcattgttatgctgacgacacacagttatatgtctcagcaaaacctgatgagaaaaaacagcttagtaaaattgagcaatgtgtgcaggacataagagattggatgcaaattaacttccttttgcttaatcctgataagacagaagttctagtcataggactacAAGCAGCTGGAAGCAAGCTGAATTACACTGTAaatttagatggcctttctgttccatcaagtgcgacagtaaaagacctcagcgtgattatagattccaacctgtcatttaaagctcatgtagataatattaccaggatagcattctttcaccttagaaatatggccaagataagaaatatattgtgcttttatcacctctaggttggactattgtaatgccttactgtctggttgttcagctagatgcataaacaagcttcagctagtccagaatgcagcagcgagagtccgcactagaaccagaagatacgaacacatcacccctatcttatcttcacttcattggcttcctgtgaaatttcgcactgattttaaaatactactcttgacatataaagcattaaacgGTCTCGCGCCGcggtatctgagcgaactgctagtgtcttaaaATCCCCCACAccgggcctccgagtggcgcagtggtaaagcgctcgccctatcatccggagatcgctggttcgaaccccgggtgatgctgttttcctctcacagccggaggcacagagagagctgattggccgagctctctcaggggggagggatgagaggtacttgtgctcccacattaatcacggctctacagccaatcaggggcgtctgtgagctcgcgcacacggaaggagcggctagcgctttcctccgagtgtgttactccgcccctaacggtgcgtgagcgagcagttcgaaaagatgcggtcggctcgcgccacgtagttcggaggaaacacgggatagctttcgtcctcccgactgagtggttgtagtagccttgatgtgtgtgggagcctcctagtgacggggagtaattggccacgactagattggggagaaaatcggggaaaaaacaattggacaggactaaataaaaaaataaaaaataaaaaaaaattccccacgcctacttcgatcaaaggatgcaggctgcttgtcagtactgggtattataaaaactacagctgggggcggagctttttcttacaaagccccaaagttatggaatagccttccaaatagtgttaaagactgagactgtgtctgagtcctaaagtctaggctaaaaacctatttatttaattaagcatttttataaatagatttgtcttgggtaaaggagcagattttGGGGACTCATGGActtatgtttagatgctgtcttccccactctcattggtcactcaggtttgctgacggtgaggtgattgtttgctttacatctcagggagccctcatgtccgtttctccttctggctctcccttttagttatgctgttatagttagtcctgccggagtctctgcttgcactctacactaaatatacattcacattatacattatgtgactgtgaccagacctaactgttatctctcctcttctgctttccccctctctccccccctctctctgtcgagctacacatgtcgttcctgagctgccagtgatccagactccctctgccctccggacctgtctgacccatcctggtgccccgtttctggctgaagatctcgtcacatggatgccccgtatgtctctttgggatgcgtccggtgtctggggatgattctctctacctagaagacggttctggttCTGTTGACCGCTGTTTCTCTAAGAACTTGACAGTTCAAtatttcaggactggaatttcctacaagtctacctgagtctccaataactaactAGACTccaaattaacattaattaacatcaactgttatagctgaactgcctgccacctaacacagtataaatgcagatcaattcctgctttctgtttcacccaattgaggatgggttccctgttgagtctggttcctctcaaggtttcttcctattaccatctcagggagttttttccttgccactgtcgccctccgcttgctcaccagggacaaactgaccattttgtttcatgcacactcacatttcatacaaactcaaataatttttttgattgtgtaaagctgctttgcgacaatgacaattgttgaaagcgctatacaaataaaattttattgaatttaatttggaatatcagtttaaagaaaaaaaaacattaaaaaaatataaataaatgtataaaaaaatacaaccaaTTCAGAATatcagctttaaaaaataataaaataaataaatattatacttaataataataataataataataccgatttagaatatcagctaaaaaaagaataataccaCCAAATCGATTAAAAATATCAGTttccaaaaagaaagaaaaaataaataaaaaagacaagactCACCCTTTGTTAGATGAAACGGTGACCGTGAGCTCGGTTTGTGCGCTGGGTTTCTTACTGGTCGGAGCCGATGGCAAGGTAATCCTGCTGAGGATGATGCGAGGTGATAGTTTATCGCAGAATGTCTTTGCCGTACTTGAGGTTGTTGTGACTGGGGTGAGCGCCTGGGGAACACTTGGAGCACTAACAGTTTTTGAGGATTCGTGTTTTGCGGTTACTCTTGTAGAGAAGGTAGCATGGGCAGCAGTGGTGGTACTTAAGGTGGTGTAGGTGGGTTGTTTAGTGATCTTTTGAATGTGACTAAATCCAGCTGATGAAGCAGAGAAAGATTTGACAGAAGAGTGTGTTTAGGggcacaatgttttttttttctttattttttcaagaAACCACACACTCCAACACCTTATACCTTTATTTCCAGTCTGTTCCTTCCTCTCCTCAGCCTTTCGCATTTTGATCCTTTGGACTTGCTCCAATCGATTAGAGCCCTTATAGATCCATTCTTTGTCCTTACTTTTCTAAAACACAACCACAGACATACATCAAACATCACttcaaaatgtatatatttttttataaaaagatacCCCACTACATCACGTACCATAGATATTCTTCTCCATAAAGATCTGAACAGTTAATTTGCTGTAACTATGAACTTTGTTGGTTTACACAAGTCTGGGTCAGGTTCTCACCTTGTAGCAGACCTGGATCAAGCTCCCGTCCAACTGAATGACGCTGCAGGTCTCGAGATGTCCGTCACGTTCCACGTTGGTATCCTGCCCCGCACGCATCACCACAAAGATGGGGTTTGGATAAGCCTTTAGGTATTCCTGGACATCTGCACGCCACACCTCATCTTCAATGTCGTCACACATGTTGGCCACTAAGAAGAGAGAGGCAATTTTTGTTTATAATGAAAGAAAGTTAGTGGAAATGTtgaaggtggaaaaaaaaaaaaaaaacactcatgtTTATTCCCTTACTTGGCTTACAAACCAGATGGAGGTCTGGCAGGGAGATGTAGGACGGACGGCCATCATCGAAGAACACCAAGAACCTAAAACAACAGAGATGAGAGCCTGGATTAAAGCTTCTGAGTCAGCAAAAGATTCTCAGAGTGACACAATGTTGGTCCTACTTTTAGGAGTAGGAGTAAGAGCTACTGTATTTATCAACATTCTTTAAGTAGGGAATCACTCTTATCTCCAACAAAATGTAGAAGAGCTTTAGAAAAATATTGCATAttcattgatttcataaatgcCCTTTCCCAccatttaaaaactacaaaaatctgtaaaaactaCAATATCAGCTATAACGTGCAAGCTTCCTTTGCAGCTCTCTCACACTTGTGCAGCTCTATCACAGCTTTCCTTGGCGCAGTCCTACTCCTAAAAAAGAGGAAAGTTTTCTAACAAACTTTTATGTCCTGCTCTAAGCTAGGAATATATTCAGTCCTTAATAAATTTTGAGCACAATTCTGAGACGCTTAGTTAATACAGGCCCTTTCGATCGTTGCCATAAGTGAAGCCGAACAGATAGATGAACGCAGAGTGAGCATGCACACCTCATACGGTTCCTGCGGTCAGGCATCTCTGCTACTACTGCAGCGTGGAGCCAAGACTGGTTGTCTTCTTTATAACAGGCTACAACTCGACACCCCACAAACAGGTCCTTCAGCAAAGGCGGCTCGACACAGGCCAAGTGATGAGCAGATAAAACACTCTTCCCTTTACCTCCGTCAAACAGGATCTTGTACCTTTGACCGGACTCTGAGAGaacaagcaaaaagaaaaagaattaatcCGAGTGTAATGCGACATAAATTAAACCAAGAATGAAGGGATAATTGAAATTGGGGATAATTGGAAATTTCTTTCGGAATCAATAaagcatctatctatctatctaatgtgtgtgtgtgtcttgtctATTATTAGACTATGCGGATCTGAAaccattttgtgtgacaaatatgcaaaaatacaggaaatcagcagtttttttttttttgaattgtACTGTTAAGTCGCAGATCCTCATGCGGTTAAAACTAAAATTTATAGAGTTTATCACTAACAGGAACAAGATTAAATGGATAACATTAGATTTGAAAACTGAACCGAATTGAATAAAACAGGAGCCCCGCCTTTCTTAAATAAATCACCTACGTGGCCTTACCGGTTGTTTTGACATCCAAAATGGTGCCTTGGTGCCATGTTTTAGTCCTCCTTCTTCCCAGAACGCTCATGTTGACCCTCAGCTCCACCTCTTTCTGAACACGAGCAGGCACCTCAGTGTGTGCGGCCGGAGTAATTAGAGTGACCGGAGCATTGTGGGATACTTCTTTAGAATCTGGTGGCTTGGTAGGAATAACTTGTTTGGAAGCCCTGTCTGAAGTCGTGGTACCAGGGTGAGTGCTGGAAGAAGTAGATTTAGTCTCAGGTTTTTCGCTTTGTTTAGGGATGggacccttagctttttcttcaGGTGCAGCTTGAACTTTGGCGGTGGATGGTGTGGTGGTGCTTGAAGGCATGCTGTTGGGTTTGGGACTGGCCTGTTTGGGCTTTTCCTTGCTTGTGGTCGTACGAGATGTGTCCGAGGTCGGTGTTGCTTTCGTGTTTTTGCTACTAGTGCCAGGTTTTGGGTTGGCCTGGGAGACCCTTTTTGAAGACTTCGGTGCAGTCGGAGGATTCTCTGGGATTGTGGACGTTGGGGAGGGTGCCGGAGGTTGCGCTGGAGTTTCAGTGTTCTCTTTTgaagctgatgatgatgatgcagatGATGCAGATGATATGTTTGTATTACCTTTGGATGGGGAAAATGCATTTGAAATGGTGGTCAGTGAAGAGGTTTCGGCGGGATCATTAATGGCCGTTGAAGTGCCTGGAGAGGCTGGAGGAAAACTTTTGTTTTCAGGAAAATCACAGGGTGGTGGATCAGGAGTTGGTGCGGGGCTTTCTGCAGTCTGTAAGGTTGATACAGGGTTGTTAGAAGGTACATTTTCCTTGGGGGTTGTTTGCGATGGTGGTTTGACTTCGAAAGCAGGGTCTCCATCCTCAGATTCTTTCACTGAATGATCTAACGTTCTCATGGAGCAATTCAACTCTGGTGACAATCCAATGTCCTGGAGAAACGAGAGTAaaaggcgtttttttttttttttttttttaatcaaagacAACTCTGATCTCAGATATCCAAGATTGGTAGATCATCTCACCTTCGGTTCGTCTTTCAACGCTGCTTCAGGAAGAATGGcttaattgtaaaataaagacaagaaaaaaaaggagatatGGCGGTTTGATTCTGAAAttttgccttttcttttcttttacatatCTTATTTAGATAGtataagaaaaagagaaaaaaaacatgcaaaaatgatAAATTCTTTACCCCCCAAATCAAAGACgacataatcatcatcatcagcaccGCAATCGTCATCTCCATTGTCTAAATCATCTGTCAGCTGATTTACATCTTCCGTAGCTCTGGGTCCTTCTCCTTCTTCCTCTGAGTCGGTGTCCCGATACTCTAGTCCCAGCATTCCATATAAGCCCTTCATCACAGACTCGCACTCAAGGACTGATCTGATAAGAACATTTTTTGATTTAAATCATCAATCACTTACAGGAATGGAAACATTGACACAGCAGAGCCTTAAAGTACAGCGTAAGGGTTTCCCCCGGCACTTACTGGCAGGCACTATTGTATAGCAGCTGCGTGTATGCCATGTCCCTCTCTCTCCGCTTCAGCCAGTCTTCCACCTGTGCCATTTGCGTCCGCCTGTGAGCCAGTGGCCTATTCTTCGCCACCTGCTCCCGCACCCATTCCTGCAGCTCCTCCTGCGTCATGACCACTTTCACCTCCTCTTCTTCGGTCTTCATCGTTCTCCTACACGAGcgaacattataaaaaaacagacatgttaGAGACAGGACACAAAATCTAAGGACTTGGAGTTTTAAACTCAAGATCAAGCAAATGTTTATATACATCCAGAAAAATGTGCGTCTCTGAGTGACACTGTAGTAGTACGATAAGTACGAACAAGTTCCATTCCGGGAGCACGTTACATGGCTCAGTACAGCTGTCCTATTATGCAGTTTTTTATGACAATTACTCAGCTTTATTCATATAAAGTGTTGAAGAAAGTCAGATAAAAGAGACCTACAGTACAGACTGAAGACTATCATAAACAGAACAATATGATAACGTTGTATGTTTATACCCACAATTTCAATACCCTACACTGGTTCACGGTTTTCCAAAAACATACCATAACAGTAGATGAAAGATTAGTTAGATGCACGACATCTTCAAAATAGTTAGTGATGTGTTAAGATAAAGAAAGATTGATTAATAAAGTTGAACACCGAAAATCTGATCCAAAGATGAGTAGAGTGGATAGGGGGAAAATAAACGGTAAATGCAATTTGATGagtatgatgatgatgtctGTCTGTAACTTAGGCTAAACAATAACCTGTTCGACCTGGATGtcttaaaacaaatatttctaTACCATTCTTTAACGTTACAGTCTTTAATTTCTGCAAGGCGTACAAGGTAGTAGATGAGATGTTCCTGGCTGGAGAGATTCAAGAAACAAGTCCTGGGACAGTTACATGATGCAGTTAAAGGAGAGAAAACGGCGCTGGAGTAGCAGTATCTTATTGAACATTATGAAAGCCAGGCTAGAATGTTGGATAGATACAAGGATAGATCAAAAATTACCCacactccggttatattaaaactttcgTTAGCCACAGTGCTATCAGCGCCAGATTGGAACATCAGAGAAACAAGGTTCAACAATCCACAATGAGACGCTTATCAAAGAGCGGAAGTCTAAACTTAAGCTATCCATCGACAATCTGCATAAACTTCGTTTTGAGGTGTTAATCCAGCTGCCCCATAAGTCCTAATCTTGCTTCATCCGACTTTCACCTGCTTGGTCTCATGAAAGCAGCACTACGAGGACGAAAATTAAtctctgatgaagaagtgaagaaagcggtgcattcgtggcttgCAGCTCgaactaaaaaaattttttttgaaggAATACGACAGCCTAGACGATGAacttacatttgggcatttggcagacactcttatccagagcgacttacatttttatctcataacacatcagagcagttgagggttaagggcctttaCTTTTCTTAAGGAGAATCATTGTTGGTGACGAGACAATGATTCATTATTCCTGGTGCTGTTATTTCTCAAGGACCTTGATTGCATTGTAGAGAAAGTATTCTCTAAGTATTAACTATCACAAAAGAGccacacactgtcacacacactgtCGACGGTTTGTAGAATCTTGGGTTGGAGATGTTAAAGCATCCTTCCTATAATCCTGTGCACTATTTTGGATAAACTGCTGTCTTCTTATTATAGGTCTATCTGTCTGATATAAACAGGAGAGTGTTTCCTACAGCATGCTGCTATACATCTCATCCATCTCCATCTACTCATTATGGGCCAAGCACTATTATACCAGAGACATCAGCCCTATGTTGTCATATGTACTATTCCCATGAGATAAGTATTATCTCGGGACCTCGCGTGATTTAGAAATTACCTCCCTTCACGTCTGAATTTCGTGTGGTGCATTTGCACGAGCGGATATGCAGTATATATCCCCAGGTGTCTGTCTCTTAAGAGTGGAGAGTggaggggagtgtgtgtgtgtgtgtgtgtgtgtgcgcgcgcgcgcacgcatgTGCATATGCAGACTGCGCGTGAGGCAGAGAGAGAATTTATGGATGTCCAGTTACAtggatgataaaaaataaacaaatataatcaTTGTGCCCTACATCAAATACATTTTACGGGGTAAAAATCTAATAGCTAGAGCTGTATGCTTGATTTATCTGTAACATATAACCCTCGCATCATGACTTGAAAATCTATTGTAATTGTGCACTATTTCGGATGGGCTACTGTCTGAAACTGCCATTATAGGTCTAGCTGTATAATATAAACAGCAAAGTGTTTACCACATCCTGCTATACACGTCATCCATCGCTCACTTATCATTCTTTTTGCTTTCGCTCTTCTGATGGTTTTCAGCTTTCTCCTGCTGCATATTGTATTCTTGTATGGTGTATAGCGATATGACCCAGCACCCAAAATACTTCTAAAGCACTCCAACTTCACAGCCTCCATCCTTTGTAGGAAGAGGGATAAAAAGGCGAGAGGaaacaaatacagtggaacctcggattacgagtaacacggtttacgagtgtttctgcaagacaagcaaagatttttttttttatcaattttgacttgaaaaatgagcattgtcttggtttacgagtatcgtGTTTAACACacgcgctttttgttttgaccctgagcgtcacatgatcacaactgagccaacggtttttctctctcttgcgctgcggaatcatctcccctgctgggtcttagtgctcgtctcttactggtataatcaacatccgtgcacgagTATACTGTTTCTGATAAGACACGTGTGTGCACGcaagtaaagcaaaaaaagttacaaatcTATTTTCTTATTCATCgcagtgtgtgcgcgcgagcaTATCTTTACACTGTGccagctatgtgtgtgtgtgtgtgtgtgtgtgtgtgtgtgtgtgtgtgtgtgagtgaagcccccttcacaaacacacacagatattaAGGCAAGagacagtctttccgttaatgtgtgtttaaacgagaggagaaagttttaatgtgtaagatgagaagaggaaaacaggaggggctgaaagcaagagtctccacttactctagcctcacacacacacacgaataatttaagtttccat harbors:
- the setdb1a gene encoding histone-lysine N-methyltransferase SETDB1-A; this encodes MKTEEEEVKVVMTQEELQEWVREQVAKNRPLAHRRTQMAQVEDWLKRRERDMAYTQLLYNSACQSVLECESVMKGLYGMLGLEYRDTDSEEEGEGPRATEDVNQLTDDLDNGDDDCGADDDDYVVFDLGAILPEAALKDEPKDIGLSPELNCSMRTLDHSVKESEDGDPAFEVKPPSQTTPKENVPSNNPVSTLQTAESPAPTPDPPPCDFPENKSFPPASPGTSTAINDPAETSSLTTISNAFSPSKGNTNISSASSASSSSASKENTETPAQPPAPSPTSTIPENPPTAPKSSKRVSQANPKPGTSSKNTKATPTSDTSRTTTSKEKPKQASPKPNSMPSSTTTPSTAKVQAAPEEKAKGPIPKQSEKPETKSTSSSTHPGTTTSDRASKQVIPTKPPDSKEVSHNAPVTLITPAAHTEVPARVQKEVELRVNMSVLGRRRTKTWHQGTILDVKTTESGQRYKILFDGGKGKSVLSAHHLACVEPPLLKDLFVGCRVVACYKEDNQSWLHAAVVAEMPDRRNRMRFLVFFDDGRPSYISLPDLHLVCKPMANMCDDIEDEVWRADVQEYLKAYPNPIFVVMRAGQDTNVERDGHLETCSVIQLDGSLIQVCYKKSKDKEWIYKGSNRLEQVQRIKMRKAEERKEQTGNKAGFSHIQKITKQPTYTTLSTTTAAHATFSTRVTAKHESSKTVSAPSVPQALTPVTTTSSTAKTFCDKLSPRIILSRITLPSAPTSKKPSAQTELTVTVSSNKGIKRHASEVDDTRSPSALVPAVEPRLKYVPHRCCPACLNSVRPMQRDQHRGQNPLFIPLLHGFRRMTARRRVDGKMSFHVFYRAPCGRGLCEMEEVQAFLFESRCDFLFLDMFCLDPFVLVKRAMLPSYMASRPRLCLPDISGGKEAVPVSCVNELNDVPPPPLAYTSHRIPAPGVFINTNLDFMVGCDCTDGCRDRSKCACYQMTIEATSLFSGGPVDVTAGYTHKRLPRYVPTGVYECNPLCRCDPCLCSNRLVQHGLQLRLEVFMTQHKGWGLRCLDDVSKGTFVCVFTGKVVKDDMVNTESAMTGNEYLANLDYIEGVEKLKEDYESEAYCSETEGEIDKKTLIRMTTGALKKHDVFQLDSSSSSGEEKEEATQQKTTPDKMEIKTTRDYSDNDDDVDDEDFKISSGDEMEVKLSSDYTRSYTTRRNAKTPGKGECYNTQTSSEEQTEVSVFLAKKMRKEGPGERKLGFAKKSTRPFAIKSSHRRVTPQAEPEKCMQEKQMEHEHGRKCTRSLFDGEKACYLIDAKQEANLARYINHSCSPNLFVQNVFVDTHDLRFPWVAFFTSKRIRAGTELTWDYSYEVGSVEGKLLLCCCGSANCTGRLL